From a region of the Thermus caldilimi genome:
- a CDS encoding YqeG family HAD IIIA-type phosphatase, with translation MLFPRAVLPSLLHLTPKWLEERGLRGVILDLDNTLLPYGEEEPLPEFQAWLEALKAEVPVYLLSNALPDRFARIQERVGLPGHAPALKPWLGFRRALKALGLPAQQVAVVGDQIFTDVLGGNLVGAYTVLVPPLREREFFYTRFIRMLETPFRRPWGGLG, from the coding sequence ATGCTCTTCCCCCGAGCGGTCCTGCCCTCCCTCCTCCACCTAACCCCGAAGTGGCTCGAGGAGCGAGGCCTTCGGGGAGTGATCCTGGACCTGGACAACACCCTCTTGCCCTACGGGGAGGAGGAACCCCTGCCCGAGTTCCAAGCCTGGCTGGAGGCCCTAAAGGCTGAGGTTCCTGTCTACCTCCTCTCCAACGCCCTCCCCGACCGCTTCGCCCGGATCCAGGAAAGGGTGGGCCTCCCTGGCCACGCCCCTGCCCTCAAGCCTTGGCTGGGCTTCCGCAGGGCCTTAAAAGCCCTGGGCCTCCCGGCGCAGCAGGTGGCGGTGGTGGGAGACCAGATCTTCACCGACGTGCTGGGGGGCAACCTGGTGGGAGCCTACACCGTTTTGGTACCCCCCTTGCGGGAGAGGGAATTCTTTTACACCCGTTTCATACGGATGCTGGAGACTCCATTCAGAAGGCCATGGGGAGGATTGGGATGA
- a CDS encoding DUF4395 family protein, producing MKTDRNQLRFNQVLLTLLLPLAALWDLPLLVYLLFLLMVSQHTSWDLMVALKRALGIPARLVEEDPRPHRFARTLGAVFLGLASLFLLLGLKGVGYALALLVALLAFINLAFGFCLGCFLYLHLRYARALITGK from the coding sequence ATGAAGACGGACCGGAACCAGCTCCGCTTCAACCAGGTTCTCCTCACCCTTCTTCTCCCCCTGGCGGCGCTTTGGGACCTACCCCTTCTGGTCTATCTCCTCTTCCTCCTCATGGTGAGCCAGCACACCTCTTGGGATCTGATGGTGGCCCTGAAGCGGGCCCTAGGCATCCCGGCCAGGCTGGTGGAGGAGGACCCCAGGCCCCACCGCTTCGCCCGCACCTTGGGGGCGGTGTTTTTGGGGCTTGCCTCCCTCTTCCTCCTTCTCGGGCTCAAGGGGGTGGGGTACGCCTTGGCCCTGTTGGTGGCCCTATTGGCCTTCATTAACCTGGCCTTCGGCTTCTGCCTGGGTTGCTTCCTCTACCTGCACCTGCGTTACGCCCGGGCCCTTATCACCGGGAAATAG
- the ribH gene encoding 6,7-dimethyl-8-ribityllumazine synthase: MKPKILSPILTAKGVRLAIAVGRFNERVTKLLLEGALEAYARLGGDPAEVLVAWVPGSFELPLVAKRLALRPDVDAVVALGAVVRGETPHFEYVAAQAASGLMQAMLQTEKPIVFGVLTTNTPEEAQERAGGKAGNKGAEAVFTAIEMVRLLEAISR, encoded by the coding sequence ATGAAGCCCAAGATCCTCTCCCCCATCCTCACCGCCAAAGGGGTGCGCTTGGCCATCGCCGTGGGCCGCTTCAACGAACGGGTGACCAAGCTTCTCCTGGAAGGGGCCCTCGAGGCCTACGCCCGCCTGGGCGGGGACCCCGCCGAGGTTCTGGTGGCCTGGGTACCGGGTTCCTTTGAGCTACCCCTGGTGGCCAAGCGCCTGGCCCTGCGCCCCGATGTGGATGCGGTGGTGGCCTTGGGGGCTGTGGTGCGGGGGGAAACCCCCCATTTCGAGTACGTGGCCGCCCAGGCCGCTTCTGGCCTCATGCAGGCCATGCTGCAAACGGAAAAGCCCATCGTCTTCGGCGTCCTCACCACCAACACCCCGGAGGAAGCCCAGGAAAGGGCCGGAGGTAAGGCGGGGAACAAGGGAGCCGAGGCGGTGTTCACCGCCATCGAGATGGTGCGCCTTCTCGAGGCTATTTCCCGGTGA
- the crcB gene encoding fluoride efflux transporter CrcB: MERYLLVALGGALGSALRYGLGAWVQALTGPSFPYSTLLINALGSFLIGVVIRLSLEGALSGEGRLFLAVGVLGGFTTFSTFSYETLALIQDGEAWRAFLYVFFSVFLGLFLVLLGYRLGGVLVA, from the coding sequence GTGGAGCGGTATCTCCTGGTGGCCTTGGGTGGGGCCTTGGGCTCCGCCTTGCGCTACGGGCTTGGGGCCTGGGTGCAGGCCCTTACCGGGCCCAGCTTTCCCTATAGCACCCTCTTGATCAACGCTTTGGGCAGTTTCCTCATCGGTGTGGTGATCCGCCTATCCCTGGAGGGGGCCCTGTCTGGGGAGGGGCGCCTCTTCCTGGCGGTGGGGGTGTTGGGGGGGTTTACCACCTTTTCCACCTTTAGCTACGAGACCTTAGCCCTCATCCAGGACGGCGAGGCGTGGAGGGCCTTTTTATACGTCTTTTTCAGCGTCTTCCTGGGCCTTTTCCTGGTGCTTCTGGGCTACCGCCTGGGCGGGGTCCTGGTAGCCTAG
- a CDS encoding DUF190 domain-containing protein, with the protein MKLEGEAKLLRIFVGESDRHGGRPLYEALVLEAKRQGLAGATVFKGFMGFGAHSRIHTAKVLQLSEDLPVMIEIVDTEEKIRAFLPVLDGLLKEGLVTLEKVEVIRYRSR; encoded by the coding sequence ATGAAGCTGGAAGGGGAGGCCAAGCTCCTGCGCATCTTTGTGGGGGAGTCGGACCGGCACGGGGGGAGGCCCCTCTATGAAGCCCTCGTCCTCGAGGCCAAGCGCCAGGGCCTAGCCGGGGCCACGGTGTTCAAGGGCTTCATGGGCTTCGGTGCCCACTCCCGCATCCACACCGCCAAGGTGCTCCAGCTCTCCGAGGACCTGCCCGTCATGATCGAGATTGTGGACACCGAGGAGAAGATCCGGGCTTTTCTTCCTGTTTTGGATGGCCTGCTTAAGGAAGGGCTGGTCACCTTGGAGAAGGTGGAGGTCATCCGCTACCGAAGCCGGTGA
- a CDS encoding sulfite oxidase-like oxidoreductase, whose product MERIPPGQVVTERFPILTYGEEPRVSPEEWRFSLFGLVEEPFTLTFQELLRLPQVEVVRDFHCVTRWSRLDVAWRGVRVKDLLLRGKPKPQAVAALVHSYGGYTTNLFLEDLLREEVLLAHTLFDKSLPVERGGPVRLVVPHLYAWKSAKWVRGIELLDHLELGFWEKLGYHFRGDPWREERFQEGPIPAASLRFQSRKGGREG is encoded by the coding sequence ATGGAGAGGATTCCCCCGGGCCAGGTGGTCACGGAGCGGTTCCCCATCCTCACCTATGGGGAGGAGCCCAGGGTTTCCCCCGAGGAGTGGCGGTTTTCCCTCTTCGGCCTGGTGGAGGAGCCCTTTACCCTCACCTTCCAGGAGCTCCTCCGCCTGCCCCAGGTGGAAGTGGTGCGGGACTTCCACTGCGTGACCCGCTGGAGCCGCCTGGATGTGGCCTGGCGGGGGGTGCGGGTGAAGGACCTTTTGCTGAGGGGCAAGCCCAAGCCCCAGGCGGTGGCCGCCTTGGTCCACAGCTACGGGGGCTACACCACCAACCTCTTCCTGGAGGATCTCCTGCGGGAGGAGGTCCTCCTCGCCCACACCCTTTTCGACAAGTCCTTGCCTGTGGAGCGGGGTGGGCCGGTGCGCCTGGTAGTGCCCCACCTCTACGCCTGGAAAAGCGCCAAGTGGGTGCGGGGCATTGAGCTTCTGGACCACTTGGAGCTGGGGTTTTGGGAAAAGCTGGGCTACCACTTCCGGGGCGACCCCTGGCGGGAGGAGCGCTTTCAGGAGGGTCCCATCCCCGCCGCAAGCCTGCGGTTCCAAAGCCGGAAAGGAGGGAGGGAAGGATGA